Proteins co-encoded in one Apteryx mantelli isolate bAptMan1 chromosome 4, bAptMan1.hap1, whole genome shotgun sequence genomic window:
- the LOC136991967 gene encoding sperm-associated antigen 4 protein-like, whose product MQLLTEQTAHLSVEMCNVKKEVQQTKQAMSQTSWEDRMQVSDWALKSSGATIDRQRTSKSYEWEDNWLCGVCWFLSAANPPDTILQPDVSPGHCWPFQGSRGQVVIRLPAQIRPTAVTVQHILKASGTISSAPRDFTVSGVDAEGEEETLLGTFMYDEEKEAIQTFPLKNELPRAFQYIKLLIQSNWGNPEYTCIYRVQVHGKRANQN is encoded by the exons ATGCAGCTTCTGACGGAGCAGACGGCTCACCTGAGTGTGGAGATGTGCAACGTGAAGAAG GAAGTTCAGCAAACGAAGCAGGCAATGTCTCAGACAAGTTGGGAAGACCGCATGCAGGTGTCTGACTGGGCTCTGAAAAGCTCAG GTGCCACCATCGACAGGCAGAGAACATCGAAGAGCTATGAGTGGGAAGATAATTGGCTCTGCGGGGTGTGTTGGTTCCTTTCTGCTGCAAACCCTCCAGATACAATTTTGCAG CCAGACGTTTCCCCGGGGCACTGCTGGCCTTTCCAAGGGTCTCGGGGCCAGGTGGTCATTAGGTTGCCTGCACAAATCCGACCGACTGCTGTCACCGTGCAGCACATCCTCAAGGCATCTGGGACCATCAGCAGCGCCCCCAGAGATTTCACTGTGTCT GGAGTGGATgcggaaggagaagaggaaactcTCCTGGGGACCTTCATGTATGACGAGGAAAAAGAGGCCATTCAGACCTTTCCTCTGAAG AACGAGCTTCCCAGGGCCTTTCAGTACATAAAACTTCTCATACAGAGCAACTGGGGAAACCCAGAGTACACCTGCATTTaccgagtgcaggttcatgggAAGAGGGCAAACCAGAACTAA